A genomic window from Fibrobacter succinogenes includes:
- a CDS encoding FGGY-family carbohydrate kinase yields the protein MYLVTYDIGNSFIKAALTKISDTIEFVGATVTTTHSTTTLGGKGVEQSTEQWWDSICRSTKELLKNYSISSDQIKGISFCSQMNGTVLVDKMGNTVRPPMTFLDRRADKELKDYFHHGLKIHGLNIWKLLKAMHHTSMVPVGAYSPVWKYKWVQNNEPELFAKVDKFLDVGDYLLFKTTGRFVRTEDSAFCSALNDCRKGHSGWSHTMVQAYGINEQHLPEIVQSTDIVGRITETAAEEMGLKQGTPVIAGGGDVAMVAIGCGNTHSNQTAIYCGTSGSVCTVVDHIIQFADIMMIAVKGPNPAQKYLYGELETAGKCFAWARELIGKLDNSEYSFEECASLVSKAKPGARGLLFTPFMNGCKTPFEDGKIRSSLSGIDLETSRGDLLRAVIEGICFHFRWLLECQARKCKVSDTIRFAGGLARINIVNQILADITGHTIETVKHPQYVGALGAAAVAAIGLGQMKFEDIHNYIEITNTYTPDPENHEIYNKLYKKFLDKVKSDRKLVG from the coding sequence ATGTACCTGGTAACATACGATATTGGAAATTCCTTTATAAAAGCAGCACTCACAAAAATTAGCGATACAATCGAATTCGTGGGCGCGACCGTTACTACAACGCACAGCACAACAACGCTGGGCGGTAAAGGCGTAGAACAGAGCACCGAACAATGGTGGGATTCCATCTGCCGTAGCACAAAAGAACTTCTCAAGAATTACAGCATTTCAAGTGACCAAATCAAAGGTATCAGTTTTTGTTCGCAAATGAACGGGACCGTCCTAGTCGATAAAATGGGCAACACAGTGCGCCCGCCTATGACGTTTCTCGACCGACGCGCCGACAAAGAATTGAAGGACTATTTCCATCACGGGTTAAAAATCCACGGGTTAAACATTTGGAAGCTATTAAAGGCGATGCACCACACAAGCATGGTCCCAGTCGGAGCCTACAGCCCTGTTTGGAAATACAAATGGGTCCAAAATAACGAGCCCGAACTTTTTGCGAAAGTGGACAAGTTCCTCGATGTCGGCGATTACTTGCTGTTCAAAACGACAGGCCGCTTTGTGCGCACCGAAGACTCCGCATTCTGCTCGGCACTCAACGATTGCCGCAAAGGGCATTCCGGCTGGAGCCACACCATGGTTCAAGCTTACGGCATCAACGAACAGCATTTGCCAGAGATCGTGCAAAGCACTGATATTGTCGGGCGAATCACAGAAACCGCAGCCGAAGAAATGGGCCTGAAACAAGGAACCCCCGTCATCGCTGGCGGCGGAGATGTCGCCATGGTGGCCATTGGTTGCGGAAACACGCATAGCAACCAAACCGCCATTTACTGCGGCACGTCCGGTTCCGTTTGTACTGTTGTCGATCATATCATCCAGTTCGCCGACATCATGATGATAGCCGTCAAAGGCCCGAATCCCGCACAAAAGTACTTGTACGGCGAACTCGAAACCGCAGGTAAATGCTTTGCCTGGGCTCGTGAACTTATAGGCAAACTGGACAATTCCGAATACAGTTTCGAAGAATGCGCTTCACTTGTTTCAAAGGCAAAACCAGGTGCACGAGGTCTTTTGTTCACACCATTCATGAACGGATGCAAAACTCCATTTGAAGATGGAAAAATCCGCAGTTCGCTTTCGGGCATTGATTTAGAAACTTCGCGCGGCGATTTGCTCCGTGCTGTCATCGAAGGCATTTGTTTCCACTTCCGCTGGTTGCTCGAATGCCAGGCCAGGAAGTGCAAGGTTTCAGACACAATCCGCTTTGCAGGCGGGCTTGCAAGAATCAACATCGTAAACCAGATTCTCGCAGATATTACAGGGCATACAATCGAAACGGTCAAGCATCCGCAATACGTGGGTGCACTTGGCGCCGCAGCTGTTGCTGCAATCGGGCTTGGACAAATGAAGTTCGAAGACATTCACAACTACATCGAAATCACGAACACGTACACGCCCGACCCCGAAAATCACGAGATTTACAACAAGCTCTACAAAAAATTCCTAGACAAAGTCAAGAGCGACAGGAAGCTCGTTGGCTGA